One stretch of Nitrospirota bacterium DNA includes these proteins:
- a CDS encoding DsbC family protein, with protein MRILLLLILAVSFHLSAFSPVHASGSCDTDCTKCHTISTDEVRNILAKINAPDAKILKVQMSPARGLWEVSIDNKGQRGLFYVDFSKKYLINGSIIEVNAAIDKTKERLDALNKERRINRSLIPLKDALILGDKKAANKVIVFTDPDCPFCGKLHEEIKKVVEKRKDIAFYIKLFPLTKLHPDAYWKSKSITCEKSLKLLEDNFEKKSIPKTACETDVIDKNIKLAARLGISGTPTSILPDGSVLTGSLQADKLIELIDSAKKKSISGKPATQK; from the coding sequence ATGCGTATTTTATTATTGCTCATTTTAGCTGTCAGTTTTCATCTATCAGCTTTCAGCCCTGTTCACGCCTCAGGCTCGTGCGATACAGACTGTACGAAATGCCACACCATCAGCACGGATGAAGTCCGCAATATCCTCGCAAAGATCAATGCGCCCGACGCAAAGATATTAAAGGTGCAGATGAGCCCTGCGAGAGGGCTGTGGGAAGTTTCCATAGACAATAAGGGCCAGCGCGGGCTGTTTTATGTGGACTTTTCAAAGAAGTATTTGATAAACGGCAGCATCATCGAAGTAAATGCGGCAATTGACAAGACGAAAGAACGGCTCGATGCTCTTAACAAAGAAAGGCGGATTAACCGCTCGCTCATCCCGCTTAAAGACGCTTTAATTTTAGGCGATAAAAAAGCGGCAAACAAGGTGATTGTCTTTACAGACCCTGACTGCCCGTTCTGCGGCAAGCTTCACGAAGAAATCAAAAAAGTTGTTGAAAAAAGAAAAGACATCGCCTTTTACATCAAACTGTTCCCTCTGACAAAACTCCATCCTGATGCCTACTGGAAATCAAAAAGCATAACATGCGAAAAATCACTGAAACTTCTTGAGGATAATTTTGAGAAAAAATCCATACCGAAAACTGCCTGTGAAACAGATGTGATTGACAAAAATATCAAACTTGCGGCACGCCTCGGCATCTCAGGCACGCCGACGTCAATCCTGCCTGACGGCTCTGTACTCACAGGTTCTTTACAGGCTGATAAACTTATAGAGCTTATAGACTCGGCAAAAAAGAAAAGCATAAGTGGAAAACCAGCTACGCAAAAGTAA
- the murA gene encoding UDP-N-acetylglucosamine 1-carboxyvinyltransferase, protein MDKLIIKGGKTLKGEVEISGAKNAALPVIAATLLAPGEHTISRVPDLRDIKTMGRLLENMGAEFHYEPHKAVIAADKIKNLEAPYELVKEMRASVLVLGPMLARFGRAKVSLPGGCAIGARPINLHLMGLEKMGAKIELESGYVMASAKRLKGAVIYFDISTVTGTENLMMAASLAKGVTVLENAAREPEVVDLANALTAMGAKINGAGESIIEIEGVDELRPLTHKVIPDRIETGTFMAIAGITGGDITIRGCMPEHVHAFLIKLKAAGLKVEETADGVRAVGTARSKAVDIETAPYPGFPTDMQAQFMALMSTAQGTSIITETIFENRFMHVAELRRMGADISFKGSMATVRGVRKLKGANVMATDLRASASLVVAALGAEGETTIHRVYHLDRGYEKIEEKLTILGVDVRRVYDS, encoded by the coding sequence ATGGATAAATTAATCATAAAAGGCGGGAAGACCCTTAAAGGCGAGGTTGAGATAAGCGGCGCAAAGAATGCGGCATTGCCTGTTATCGCAGCCACCCTCCTTGCGCCAGGAGAGCACACAATAAGCCGGGTCCCTGACCTCAGGGATATAAAGACAATGGGCAGGCTGCTTGAGAACATGGGCGCGGAGTTTCATTACGAGCCGCATAAAGCAGTCATTGCCGCTGACAAGATAAAGAATCTTGAAGCGCCATACGAGCTTGTTAAGGAAATGAGAGCATCCGTGCTTGTGCTGGGGCCCATGCTGGCAAGGTTTGGCCGCGCAAAGGTCTCTCTGCCCGGAGGCTGTGCGATAGGCGCAAGGCCGATAAACCTTCATCTTATGGGACTTGAAAAGATGGGGGCAAAAATAGAACTTGAATCAGGTTATGTTATGGCATCGGCAAAAAGGCTGAAGGGCGCTGTAATATATTTTGACATATCAACTGTAACAGGGACTGAAAACCTTATGATGGCTGCGTCTCTTGCGAAAGGCGTGACAGTTCTTGAAAATGCAGCAAGAGAGCCTGAAGTTGTAGACCTTGCAAATGCGCTGACAGCAATGGGCGCAAAGATTAACGGCGCAGGAGAGAGCATTATAGAGATAGAAGGCGTAGATGAACTCAGGCCTCTTACCCATAAAGTAATCCCTGACAGGATTGAGACCGGGACATTTATGGCCATAGCAGGGATAACAGGCGGGGATATCACGATACGGGGATGCATGCCGGAACACGTACATGCTTTTTTGATAAAGCTTAAGGCAGCAGGGCTGAAGGTCGAAGAAACAGCGGATGGAGTGCGGGCAGTTGGCACTGCAAGGTCGAAGGCAGTTGATATAGAGACAGCGCCTTATCCCGGATTCCCAACAGATATGCAGGCGCAGTTTATGGCATTAATGAGCACAGCGCAGGGCACAAGCATAATCACAGAGACAATCTTTGAAAACAGGTTCATGCATGTTGCCGAACTCAGGAGAATGGGAGCCGACATAAGTTTTAAAGGAAGCATGGCAACTGTGAGGGGAGTAAGGAAATTAAAAGGAGCGAATGTGATGGCTACAGACCTCAGGGCCAGCGCCTCGCTTGTTGTTGCCGCGCTCGGAGCAGAAGGAGAAACCACTATCCACCGTGTCTACCACCTGGACAGGGGATATGAAAAGATAGAAGAAAAACTTACCATTCTTGGTGTGGATGTCAGAAGGGTCTATGACTCGTAG
- a CDS encoding 30S ribosomal protein S21: protein MPSVKVRESDSFENALRKFKKQCEREGILSEIKKREHYEKPSVKKKKKAIAARKKALKRIRLTGER from the coding sequence ATGCCCTCTGTGAAGGTGCGTGAGAGTGATTCTTTTGAGAATGCTCTCAGGAAGTTTAAAAAGCAGTGTGAGCGTGAAGGAATTCTCTCGGAAATAAAGAAGAGAGAGCATTACGAAAAGCCAAGCGTAAAAAAGAAAAAGAAGGCTATTGCTGCGCGTAAAAAAGCCCTTAAAAGGATCAGGCTTACGGGAGAGAGGTAA
- a CDS encoding ROK family protein translates to MPEKYVIGIDIGGTNLRAALISGRGEVIRKIKEPSRVNVAESLQKAVESLFSDDVRGIGIGVAGLVDRKEGVVLCSPNLHGIEGVKFKESLGKQFPVPVLVENDANAAAFGEKWIGAGKEFNSFVLLTLGTGIGSGIIYKGMLADCAAEIGHMSINADGEKCPCGNYGCLELYAAANAIHAKVVSALEKGSESLLRECGNGNIYKITAEDIYKHAIEGDNLAREALKEAGRYLGIGFANIINIISPEAIILTGGLIGAWNIYVQEAVKEASRRAFKALLDKVKIIPSLLGDDAGMIGAAGLVFSAQSGIEKKIR, encoded by the coding sequence ATGCCAGAAAAATATGTCATAGGGATAGATATCGGCGGGACAAATCTAAGGGCTGCTTTAATATCCGGCAGAGGAGAAGTAATCAGGAAGATAAAAGAGCCCTCAAGAGTTAATGTGGCGGAGTCTCTTCAAAAGGCTGTTGAAAGCCTGTTTTCAGATGACGTCAGGGGAATAGGCATTGGAGTGGCAGGGCTTGTGGACAGAAAGGAAGGGGTTGTCCTGTGCTCACCCAATCTTCATGGCATTGAAGGGGTTAAGTTTAAAGAGTCTCTGGGTAAACAATTCCCGGTTCCGGTGCTGGTTGAAAATGACGCCAATGCCGCGGCATTCGGAGAAAAATGGATAGGAGCAGGCAAAGAGTTTAATTCTTTTGTTCTTCTTACGCTCGGCACAGGCATTGGAAGCGGTATAATTTACAAAGGGATGCTCGCTGACTGCGCCGCTGAGATAGGGCATATGAGCATTAATGCGGATGGGGAGAAATGCCCTTGCGGTAATTACGGCTGCCTTGAATTGTATGCGGCGGCAAACGCAATACATGCAAAAGTGGTTTCTGCCCTCGAAAAGGGCAGTGAAAGCCTATTGAGAGAATGCGGCAACGGCAATATTTATAAGATTACGGCAGAGGATATTTACAAACATGCGATTGAAGGAGACAATCTTGCGAGAGAAGCGCTCAAGGAGGCAGGAAGGTATCTTGGAATCGGGTTTGCGAATATAATAAACATAATAAGCCCTGAGGCTATAATCCTCACGGGAGGACTTATCGGAGCATGGAACATCTATGTGCAGGAGGCTGTTAAGGAAGCGTCAAGAAGGGCCTTTAAGGCTCTTCTTGATAAAGTCAAAATCATCCCCTCTTTATTGGGAGATGATGCAGGGATGATAGGCGCGG